From Cotesia glomerata isolate CgM1 linkage group LG3, MPM_Cglom_v2.3, whole genome shotgun sequence:
TCTTCGGTACAAATTCAACACCTCTGGAATATTTACATCAGCGATTAAGTCACAGGAAACAACAATAAAATCCTTGTGAATTTTATCTTGAATGTATCTAACAGCGTCAGCTGTTCCCAGATCTTCGCTCTCTGGAATACCGACCAGCTCCAACTTGATGTTTAAATTCAACTTGTCTAAAGCAGctgttatttcttttttagtattttctaTAACAATAACTATTGCTTCGGTGAATCCGGCGTTTTCCAAGGATTTTAGTGAATACCAGATCATCGGGACGTTGTGAATTGGTAAAAGACACTTTGTTTTTCCTGCTGTTAACTCAGTCATTCGTGATCCTTTACCACCAGCTAACACCACCACTTGAAACTCCGTGTATTtggtcatttttaattaaagtttttatttttttttcacttagttttcaaaaaaaatttttgtattctgtaataaatattttaatgaggcaatatttaacaataatgataatataacctaaaataatattgacaaTGTGAGCAAgactttttaaagtttttcttTTGCTCGATAGGGTCGCTGTTTTCTCTATTTTTTGCGggaaaattataaactatcaataatttttttaaaaatttaatttttcaaaaactatttttttactcagcATTCAATTGATgagtattgataaaaaataatataactaattaaaatcaaataatccTTAAATCATTTCCACTTCATTCATAGCATCAATACAATtcgctaaaaataatttcggtTTTCCAAGTTTCTGGTTACTGACATAGAAAGGAAAAGAATTGAACCCATGACAAGCTGCTCCGTATTCcccatttttatttaaagcaaTAATAGCTCCACTGAAATTAGGATAATGTTTAGCAATTCTTGTGACTGCGACCTCAGCCGCTTCGCTTGGACTGGCTCCTCGACGCATTTCTTCAACGGCTAGGAAACTAACaacacaataattattatcaattagtatgatatttattgtaaaattatagtataaataattgcaatattttataaatattaattgataaaatacaaattttttgcgTACCTAGGTAAGAATCGCATCATCACATCACCATCTCCAGTGCCAGCAGCAGCGCCAACTTCTTGATCAGCGTAAGCCCCAGCTCCAGGAACTGGTGAATCTCCAACTCTTCCAGGTATCTTGTGGTTTGCTCCGTTGGTTGATGTACCAGCTGCAATTTTTCCATTACTATCCATTGCAATTACACCAATGGTGTCATGATTGTCTTCATCTACGTCAAAGGATTCCAAATAGTTATCTTCGTTCTTTTGCTCTGGCAAAGGAGTGTACGGGCCACATGAAGCAGAGGGATTGGGACTGACattctataataaaaaatatttattaaaattagcttatttcatgtgaaaatttttagaattttttttagaaataaattactgcaaaaaaagttgacatgaagaaattttaaaaaagttaaaaatgcaatttttttaaaataattttttagaaacaaatttgattgttaaataaaattgaaaaatggtcaagtgactgctaactttaatgtcatttattttatgtgaaactgattattaatttgaacAAACCTTCCAGAAGTTAGGTtgacatgcatttttaatccAGGATTCCCACATATTTTTCGAGAAATCAGTTGTCAGCGATTCTTGTTTGAATCCCATCTTCAGAGCAAAGTCAGTAGCAAGAGATCCAGCTAATAGAGTATGTTTTGTGTTCTCCATTACTTTTCTAGCAACTgatattgcattttttatgtttcgAATCCCACCAACAGCTCCGACGTCCATGGTTACtctaattttatgattaaaattatttaaattaacttatgaagtgtcaaaatttaaaaaactatgacaatttatttaataaaataattacccaTCCATAATCATAGCGTCCAGTGTAGTTTCACCGAGTTCATCAGGACTTCCTCCATATCCAACTGTAGTACGACACTGCTGTTCTTCGCATAGAGCACAAGCACCTTCGATTGCATCTATCGCACTTTTGTGttcttcatttaaaattttccatgcttaaaaataaaaaaataaatatttaaaatatggagcaaaattatttgtattaataaattaattaccatACTCAGTAGCATTGAAATAGTCCCATGTTATTATCACTAACGACGAATCActgtttattgataaaaattggctagataatattaaaaacaatctTGGTAAATTGAGTAATGTCATTTTGACGGTACAAATATAACTGCGGTTAATTGTTTGCGATGAGAATTTATATTACAGATAAAATGGAAGAGGGAGTTGATAAACCGGTGGAATTTTTCAACTTATCGCCAAGATTAgaatttaacaacaaaaataagtCCAATGGTTGTTTATGATAGACCTTTATGTCAAAAACAcagatgatatttttaaaattcatttgagtaaaaacaagttaaaaattttttcaagtttttacaaatgacagctatgagaaattttattaattggctgcgttcaagtttactaagttcttAGCAGAtttcacaattttaaagattaattacaaaaggaaaaatgattaaatattaaaataaatatgtatgaATGTAAAGAAGATCACCGAAAGTTGCTATTCGAAATCTAAAATGCTGTTGTTATTTGTTCATAATACAAAAACAGAGCAATCAAAGTTGGTCCATTTGACAAGTAACTCGCTACAATTCGCGGCGCATGCGCAAAGCGGAACGGCCTCTTTTACCCAGATTCCGATTACACAGATGGCGCTATTACCCAGATCCCTTTGACACATATCCCGATTACGCAGATTGTGATTAAACAGATTTTCTATTACACAGATTACTTATTACTCAGATAACCGATTACACAGAAAATCTTTAACGCAGATCCCGATGAcgcagataatttaaatttttaaatgataaatgccATAATAAAGCCAAGCACTAAAAGtgcctgaaatttttaaattgccgcCATCAAAACATGCCGGATGAGCATGTAATCTAGCTATTGGTTGAATTTAAGGTTCAAGGTGTGCACGGAGCGCTTTATTGAAGTATCTACAGTGTATATGTGTAAAATCCCGCGttggttgaattttttattagatactTGATATAATGAATCAACAAAATTACAGGTTAAAGATTAGAGCTATATAGGTAAGtgaacatatttattattcatattaaaagttcgggtttgaagtttaaatataattagttCAATTACCCCCAAGCGGGGATGAATCGAACCATTTGACGCGTTTgcataaattaatcatttaagaaTCAATGTTGTTTATTGACTAATTTATGGATCGATAATTAGAGAAGACATAATAAATTAccattccaagaaaaaaaaaaaaaattaaacaaacggttgaccctgaaggccatccctgcaacttcccgccacttacatacctaggcgcttaaaattgcactaataattgctcttcgagctcaaaaaaacaacttatgtcttattttgagctctccaagctcaaagagatagtctttctatacttttgacatagaatttaatttcagatAACTTCACA
This genomic window contains:
- the LOC123262272 gene encoding N(4)-(Beta-N-acetylglucosaminyl)-L-asparaginase-like, whose product is MTLLNLPRLFLILSSQFLSINSDSSLVIITWDYFNATEYAWKILNEEHKSAIDAIEGACALCEEQQCRTTVGYGGSPDELGETTLDAMIMDGVTMDVGAVGGIRNIKNAISVARKVMENTKHTLLAGSLATDFALKMGFKQESLTTDFSKNMWESWIKNACQPNFWKNVSPNPSASCGPYTPLPEQKNEDNYLESFDVDEDNHDTIGVIAMDSNGKIAAGTSTNGANHKIPGRVGDSPVPGAGAYADQEVGAAAGTGDGDVMMRFLPSFLAVEEMRRGASPSEAAEVAVTRIAKHYPNFSGAIIALNKNGEYGAACHGFNSFPFYVSNQKLGKPKLFLANCIDAMNEVEMI